One part of the Candidatus Mancarchaeum acidiphilum genome encodes these proteins:
- a CDS encoding FKBP-type peptidyl-prolyl cis-trans isomerase: MEDTDTQNVNNVEENKVNTVNDANAPSNAADSQNAQAANQSAAAKPKKKNKGLIVGSIVVVIIIIAVVAAYLLTSSSASTVKSGDLVEVYFKGSFTNGTVFQEGNFNFTAGSNQVISGFSNAVIGMKLHQIKNITLTPQEAYGEVNQSEIVSVPLTDFANQSIKNGTVVTSSTGLSGTVIAVNATDATVNFNPPLAGDTLNFEIEVLKISK, from the coding sequence ATGGAAGATACGGATACACAGAATGTTAATAATGTTGAGGAAAATAAGGTTAACACGGTTAATGATGCTAATGCTCCAAGCAATGCCGCTGACAGCCAAAATGCCCAAGCGGCAAATCAAAGTGCTGCAGCCAAGCCAAAAAAGAAAAATAAAGGATTGATTGTAGGCTCAATCGTTGTTGTCATAATAATAATAGCTGTTGTGGCGGCCTATCTGCTTACATCAAGCTCTGCGAGCACTGTCAAATCTGGTGACTTGGTAGAGGTCTACTTCAAGGGCAGCTTTACAAACGGCACTGTATTCCAGGAAGGTAATTTCAATTTCACAGCAGGCTCAAACCAAGTGATATCAGGGTTCAGCAATGCTGTAATAGGGATGAAGCTTCATCAAATCAAAAACATAACCTTGACGCCACAGGAAGCATATGGCGAGGTCAACCAGAGCGAGATCGTATCCGTGCCTCTTACGGACTTTGCAAACCAGTCAATCAAGAACGGCACAGTGGTTACATCAAGCACAGGCCTTTCCGGAACGGTGATAGCAGTAAATGCGACAGATGCGACTGTTAACTTCAATCCGCCACTGGCTGGAGATACCTTGAACTTTGAGATTGAAGTTCTGAAGATTTCCAAGTGA
- a CDS encoding asparagine synthetase A has protein sequence MEESKIVEKLVVTSEVIKHTIDYFNDNGFVQLLPVILGKSTDPLGPDPNSSILKTPEIEYGGQRLYTMNSMILHKQIAIKKLDKIFILSPNIRLEKPERKSSGRHLFEFTQLDFEIRDAKSKDVMALMEGYLVYLSKMLKSDEKAKSAFKELGLEVFDFKPPFKIYSTGELAEKYGEDWEAKMSRSSTQPFWVTDHKREFYEKEDTGRPGHYLNYDLIYPLGFGEALSGGEREHEYPVITRKMGSDRLNMDVYKAYLSEAEKGLYPSAGAGFGVERLTRFLTRSKHVGDVELFRRVPGEEISI, from the coding sequence ATGGAAGAAAGCAAGATAGTGGAAAAACTGGTTGTCACAAGCGAAGTGATAAAGCATACCATAGACTACTTCAATGACAACGGCTTCGTGCAGCTGCTGCCAGTGATATTGGGAAAAAGCACTGACCCTCTTGGACCTGATCCAAACTCGTCAATATTGAAGACCCCCGAGATAGAATACGGAGGGCAGAGGCTTTACACGATGAACTCAATGATCCTTCACAAGCAGATAGCAATAAAGAAGCTTGACAAGATATTCATACTCTCCCCAAACATAAGGCTGGAAAAGCCTGAAAGGAAATCCAGCGGAAGGCACCTGTTCGAGTTTACGCAGCTTGATTTTGAGATCAGGGACGCAAAGTCAAAGGACGTGATGGCTCTTATGGAGGGGTATCTGGTATACCTGAGCAAGATGCTTAAGTCCGATGAAAAGGCCAAGTCGGCATTCAAGGAGTTGGGTTTGGAGGTGTTTGATTTCAAGCCCCCATTCAAAATCTATTCAACAGGGGAATTGGCAGAGAAGTACGGCGAGGACTGGGAGGCGAAGATGTCAAGGTCATCAACACAGCCCTTCTGGGTAACAGACCACAAAAGGGAGTTCTACGAAAAGGAGGACACGGGCAGGCCAGGGCATTACCTTAACTACGACCTTATATATCCATTAGGGTTTGGAGAGGCATTGTCAGGAGGAGAACGCGAGCATGAATATCCTGTAATAACAAGGAAGATGGGGTCAGATAGGCTAAACATGGATGTTTACAAAGCATACCTGTCAGAAGCCGAAAAAGGTCTTTATCCATCGGCGGGAGCAGGATTCGGAGTAGAAAGGCTGACGAGATTCCTCACGAGGTCAAAGCATGTTGGCGATGTAGAATTGTTCAGGAGGGTGCCAGGAGAAGAGATATCCATATGA
- a CDS encoding Lrp/AsnC family transcriptional regulator: MDGIDDSIISLIDSGTINYSTIAKKLGMPLSTVHFRVRKLEKEKIIEGYKGEVNWKNAGMSVLAFIFVNVDVDLLKKLHKTQQQLLNELTGISYVKEGYIVTGEADIFLKVIAKDTEELGKVLLNSIDAKEGVVKTKTMVVL; encoded by the coding sequence ATGGACGGCATTGACGATAGTATAATAAGCCTGATTGATTCAGGGACTATAAATTACTCGACAATCGCAAAGAAGCTTGGAATGCCCCTTTCCACGGTGCACTTCAGGGTAAGAAAGCTTGAAAAAGAGAAAATAATAGAAGGTTACAAAGGTGAGGTTAACTGGAAAAATGCTGGAATGTCCGTGCTTGCCTTTATATTCGTGAATGTTGACGTTGACCTTTTAAAGAAGCTGCACAAGACCCAGCAGCAGCTTCTCAATGAGCTTACGGGCATAAGCTATGTCAAGGAGGGATATATAGTGACAGGAGAGGCTGATATATTCCTGAAAGTGATAGCCAAGGACACGGAAGAGCTTGGAAAAGTTCTGCTAAATTCAATAGACGCAAAAGAAGGAGTAGTCAAGACAAAGACAATGGTCGTGCTATAG
- a CDS encoding deoxyribonuclease IV, giving the protein MAGINQVKQSKYSNLSRKKSGKGKDVDIRLGFHMSVAGSVSNAPLSAGKMGYGDFQFFPSSPRTWKHSPIKDEDISLFKEYTKKFDLMAFAHLPYLFNLASKSREQRSKSIGMLNDNLERCDVLGVRYLVVHLGSHMGSGFKEGRKRISDSLNEGLEKHNAMILFENTAGYRNGMGSSMPEIADISDNVNDRNIGLCLDTCHAFAAGYDLRSEKGVSRLADEIGDFGKRRLKLVHLNDAKYDLGSGLDRHWHLGKGKIGEKGFVNLFENPLFQKGCFVMETPVSSEGDEEYNYNEAVKIIEIAGKNSGKELSCR; this is encoded by the coding sequence ATGGCAGGGATAAATCAGGTCAAGCAATCAAAATATTCTAATTTATCAAGAAAAAAGAGCGGCAAAGGGAAAGATGTAGACATAAGGCTCGGATTCCATATGTCAGTTGCGGGATCGGTTTCAAATGCACCTTTAAGTGCGGGGAAGATGGGATACGGGGATTTCCAGTTCTTTCCAAGCAGCCCGAGGACGTGGAAGCACTCGCCCATAAAAGATGAGGACATATCACTTTTCAAGGAGTATACGAAGAAATTCGACCTCATGGCATTTGCCCATCTCCCATATCTTTTCAACCTTGCCTCCAAATCAAGAGAGCAGCGCTCAAAAAGCATTGGGATGCTTAACGATAACCTCGAAAGATGTGATGTTCTAGGCGTACGCTACCTTGTCGTGCACCTTGGGTCGCATATGGGCAGCGGATTCAAGGAAGGCAGGAAAAGGATATCCGATTCTTTGAATGAGGGGCTTGAGAAACATAACGCAATGATCCTTTTTGAGAACACTGCAGGATACAGGAACGGAATGGGCAGCAGCATGCCGGAGATAGCGGATATATCAGACAACGTAAATGACAGGAACATAGGCCTTTGCCTTGACACCTGCCACGCGTTTGCGGCTGGATATGACCTTCGTTCCGAAAAAGGGGTAAGCAGGCTTGCCGATGAGATAGGGGATTTTGGCAAGAGACGGCTTAAGCTGGTGCACCTCAACGATGCCAAATACGATCTCGGAAGCGGATTGGATAGGCACTGGCACTTGGGGAAAGGCAAGATCGGGGAGAAGGGGTTTGTAAACCTGTTCGAAAACCCATTGTTCCAAAAGGGCTGCTTCGTTATGGAAACCCCCGTCAGCAGTGAAGGGGACGAGGAGTACAATTATAATGAGGCGGTAAAGATAATAGAGATTGCAGGCAAAAATTCTGGCAAAGAACTTTCATGCAGGTAA
- a CDS encoding nucleotidyl transferase AbiEii/AbiGii toxin family protein — MDLPILNILKRRSELETARLEDEVMSLLTGITDKMALHGGTAVWRCYNGKRFSTDIDVYIWAEDFKDKFIHAASGIGIDVTKFREKGVTFINVRKDNSEIKIEPRNVEKSALLMPYERVDGSKINILVLSPEDLILEKIDAYNDRRAYKDLYDITVLLNSVKQRNEIDRALQEFIKNIQTPNENVQSYSEFKAVIYAGVVPTYQKMVEFIKRWLM; from the coding sequence ATGGATTTGCCAATCCTGAATATATTGAAAAGGAGAAGCGAGTTAGAAACGGCACGACTCGAAGACGAGGTAATGAGCTTATTGACAGGCATTACCGACAAAATGGCCTTACATGGGGGTACTGCAGTATGGAGATGCTACAATGGCAAGAGGTTCTCTACAGACATTGATGTATATATATGGGCAGAAGATTTTAAGGACAAATTCATCCATGCTGCCTCAGGAATAGGCATAGATGTAACTAAATTCAGAGAAAAAGGGGTCACATTCATAAATGTAAGAAAGGATAATTCAGAAATAAAAATAGAACCAAGAAATGTAGAAAAATCTGCTTTATTGATGCCATACGAACGCGTGGATGGCTCAAAGATAAACATATTGGTATTATCTCCTGAGGATTTGATTCTTGAGAAAATAGACGCGTACAATGATAGACGTGCATATAAAGATCTCTATGATATAACAGTACTACTAAATAGTGTAAAGCAGCGAAACGAGATTGATAGGGCATTGCAAGAATTTATAAAAAATATTCAAACTCCGAATGAAAATGTACAGAGTTACTCGGAATTCAAAGCGGTAATTTATGCTGGCGTAGTGCCGACATATCAAAAAATGGTAGAGTTCATAAAAAGGTGGCTTATGTGA
- a CDS encoding type IV toxin-antitoxin system AbiEi family antitoxin domain-containing protein — translation MRYVKPFLEYFKSFPTFTVNDVKLFLHKNGAGGNYYKIFMHNMVKSGNVFSVSRGRYTLHDDPVIAGFAFSPFYYGMEMALTYYKLWDYMTPISIVTTKRIRNGQIEILGRNASLRRIQKDKFFGYSMVYYKDNLYIPMADIEKTFIDSVYFHSRFNKEVYAAMARKIDKKKLTRYLKLYNNSIEKQVEGLLKAT, via the coding sequence GTGAGATACGTAAAACCATTTTTAGAGTATTTCAAGAGCTTTCCTACATTTACCGTAAATGATGTTAAGCTGTTCTTGCACAAAAACGGCGCCGGAGGCAATTACTACAAGATCTTTATGCACAATATGGTAAAAAGCGGGAATGTATTCTCTGTTAGTAGAGGGCGCTATACCCTTCATGATGACCCAGTCATAGCTGGATTCGCTTTCTCGCCATTCTATTATGGTATGGAAATGGCACTTACTTATTATAAGCTATGGGATTACATGACTCCGATTAGTATAGTGACCACTAAGAGGATAAGAAATGGGCAAATAGAGATTCTTGGAAGAAATGCAAGTTTAAGAAGAATACAAAAAGACAAATTTTTCGGATATTCTATGGTTTATTACAAGGATAATCTTTACATACCTATGGCGGATATTGAAAAGACTTTTATAGACTCGGTGTACTTTCATTCGCGTTTCAATAAAGAAGTTTATGCCGCAATGGCAAGAAAAATTGACAAAAAGAAATTAACACGTTACCTTAAACTTTATAATAATAGTATTGAAAAGCAGGTGGAAGGTCTGCTGAAAGCAACATGA
- a CDS encoding S66 family peptidase, translating to MRIINPKRLMEGDTVAIVSPSSGTAVEFPHIYENGLDNIRKYLKLNVKEYGTARKSSEYLYKHPHERAEDINNAFDDKEVNAIFTSIGGDDSIRILDYLDMKVIRKNPKIFMGFSDSTTLSDYIYYKTGLVTYYGPSVMAGFSQMDKFPKSFLDMFGNIMFEPIENYEYHSFPFRSDGYPEWSKKENVGKINNRHRNDGWHWLQGKGSAKGVLFGGCADVLEFMKGTHFWPKGDFWNDKILFLETSEDKPSADTVKNWIRNYGSQGIIDRIAALLIAIPFGYSTKEKEELESDVHSVLDVEFGRGDMPLVTNMDFGHTDPKFLLPIGTMAEVDPSRKRFRLLEKSVL from the coding sequence ATGCGGATTATAAATCCTAAAAGGCTTATGGAAGGAGATACCGTAGCTATAGTTTCGCCTTCTTCTGGAACTGCTGTGGAGTTCCCTCATATATATGAGAACGGGCTTGATAATATAAGAAAATACCTCAAATTGAATGTGAAGGAGTACGGCACTGCTAGAAAGAGCAGCGAGTATCTTTACAAGCATCCACACGAGCGCGCGGAAGATATAAACAACGCTTTCGATGACAAAGAGGTAAACGCGATATTCACAAGCATAGGCGGAGACGACTCCATAAGGATACTGGATTACCTTGATATGAAGGTTATAAGGAAGAACCCTAAGATATTCATGGGGTTTTCCGATTCAACCACATTGTCGGATTACATATATTACAAAACAGGGCTTGTCACGTATTATGGTCCTTCGGTTATGGCAGGGTTCTCGCAGATGGACAAATTCCCAAAATCCTTTTTGGATATGTTTGGAAACATAATGTTCGAACCTATTGAAAATTACGAGTACCATAGCTTTCCTTTCCGGTCTGATGGCTATCCGGAATGGTCCAAAAAAGAGAATGTTGGAAAGATAAACAATAGGCATAGGAATGATGGCTGGCATTGGCTGCAGGGCAAAGGCTCCGCAAAAGGAGTTCTGTTTGGGGGATGCGCCGATGTTCTTGAGTTCATGAAAGGCACGCATTTCTGGCCAAAGGGGGATTTCTGGAATGACAAGATACTTTTCCTTGAGACATCGGAAGACAAGCCTTCCGCGGATACTGTCAAGAATTGGATTAGAAATTATGGAAGCCAAGGCATAATTGACAGGATAGCCGCATTGCTAATTGCCATTCCTTTTGGATATTCTACGAAAGAGAAAGAGGAGTTGGAAAGCGATGTGCATTCGGTACTGGACGTGGAGTTTGGCAGGGGCGACATGCCTCTTGTAACCAATATGGATTTTGGGCATACCGATCCCAAATTCCTGCTTCCAATAGGCACAATGGCAGAGGTAGATCCATCAAGAAAAAGGTTCAGGCTCCTGGAAAAGTCCGTATTATAA
- the rsgA gene encoding ribosome small subunit-dependent GTPase A: protein MMDEYDYAESRKSKGKGSNRSRSDHHEKRQGDLNEINVYSPGDAQKLGKIGIVAEMSPTNYRILYNNKFIEGIAEDDSQKGIVSQLVVGDNVIFELNESNPIIKGRTERHSKLARLRTDSSKKSQAGAEEHVIVANIDVAVIVASAIQPAFNPNMVDRYLVISQYGNVAPILCITKTDLAKPPDLSMYKSADLPIVKVSNKTMDGISDLLPYLKGKRCVMIGSSGVGKSSLINSILHKEVLFTDEVSEKSGKGRHTTSSSSLHLLDESTMLIDTPGIRSLGLWELDPESLRLYYPEFAEFAPNCKFSDCTHSHEPGCAVKKAVEEGFISRERYDSYIRLLAKLEYDR, encoded by the coding sequence ATGATGGACGAATATGATTATGCCGAGAGTCGCAAGAGCAAGGGCAAAGGCAGCAACAGGTCAAGGAGCGATCACCATGAGAAGCGCCAAGGTGACCTAAATGAGATTAATGTCTACAGTCCAGGTGATGCACAGAAGCTTGGGAAAATAGGCATAGTGGCAGAGATGAGCCCCACAAATTACAGGATACTGTATAATAATAAATTTATAGAGGGCATAGCGGAAGATGACTCCCAAAAGGGGATTGTCAGCCAGCTTGTGGTAGGGGATAACGTAATTTTTGAACTAAACGAATCAAACCCAATAATAAAAGGCAGGACCGAAAGGCATTCAAAGCTTGCAAGGCTAAGAACGGACTCGTCAAAGAAATCCCAGGCAGGCGCAGAGGAGCATGTTATAGTGGCAAACATAGATGTTGCGGTTATAGTCGCATCGGCGATCCAGCCGGCTTTCAATCCTAACATGGTTGACAGGTACCTTGTAATAAGCCAGTATGGCAATGTGGCTCCAATACTGTGCATAACGAAGACGGATCTAGCAAAGCCGCCGGATCTTTCAATGTACAAAAGTGCGGATTTGCCAATAGTGAAGGTTTCCAATAAGACAATGGATGGCATAAGCGATCTTCTTCCATACCTGAAAGGGAAGAGGTGCGTCATGATAGGGAGCAGCGGCGTTGGCAAATCATCGCTGATAAACAGCATCCTTCATAAAGAGGTACTTTTCACCGATGAAGTGAGTGAAAAATCCGGAAAGGGAAGGCATACAACATCCTCTTCATCGCTGCACCTTCTTGATGAATCGACAATGCTGATCGACACTCCTGGGATACGTTCACTTGGCTTGTGGGAGCTCGATCCAGAATCCCTCCGCCTTTACTATCCAGAGTTTGCGGAGTTTGCACCAAACTGCAAATTCAGCGACTGCACGCATTCCCATGAGCCTGGATGCGCGGTCAAAAAGGCAGTTGAAGAGGGATTTATATCAAGGGAAAGATATGACAGCTATATAAGGCTGCTTGCGAAACTGGAATATGACAGGTAG